One genomic region from Actinocatenispora thailandica encodes:
- a CDS encoding RNA polymerase sigma-70 factor, with protein MSDEFEQHRRLLLGLGYRMTGSMWDAEDLVQEAYLRWRRTDRDQVRDARAFLLTVVSRLALDQLRSARAKRETYPGPWLPEPVATDALDPLDTAELRDTVSYATMHLLERLSPPERAVFLLREAFALPYDRIAGMLDLTAGACRQMHHRATRRLADGPDRYQPSADEHREILTRFLAAARGGDLAQLTALLAEDVTAWNDGGGRVRAALRPVSGRDNVLAFVAGLVARYPIGATEIVEVNGSVALRLSVDGGQQVVTAAVRDGRIQHLFAVLNPDKLHHLHPGTS; from the coding sequence GTGAGCGACGAGTTCGAGCAACACCGCCGGCTGCTGCTCGGCCTCGGGTACCGGATGACCGGCAGCATGTGGGACGCCGAGGACCTGGTGCAGGAGGCGTACCTGCGGTGGCGCCGCACCGACCGCGACCAGGTACGGGACGCGCGCGCGTTCCTGCTGACCGTGGTGTCCCGGCTCGCGTTGGACCAGCTCCGGTCGGCGCGGGCGAAGCGGGAGACCTACCCCGGCCCGTGGCTGCCCGAGCCGGTGGCGACCGACGCGCTGGATCCGCTGGACACCGCCGAGCTGCGGGACACCGTCTCGTACGCGACGATGCACCTGCTGGAGCGGCTGTCCCCACCGGAACGCGCGGTGTTCCTGCTCCGCGAGGCGTTCGCGCTGCCGTACGACCGGATCGCCGGGATGCTCGACCTGACCGCCGGCGCCTGCCGGCAGATGCACCACCGGGCCACCCGGCGGCTCGCCGACGGCCCGGACCGGTACCAGCCGTCGGCGGACGAGCATCGGGAGATCCTGACCAGGTTCCTCGCCGCCGCGCGCGGCGGCGACCTGGCGCAACTGACCGCGCTGCTCGCCGAGGACGTCACCGCCTGGAACGACGGCGGCGGCAGGGTACGGGCCGCGCTGCGGCCGGTGTCCGGCCGGGACAACGTGCTCGCGTTCGTGGCCGGGCTGGTCGCCCGGTACCCGATCGGGGCGACCGAGATCGTCGAGGTGAACGGGTCGGTGGCGCTGCGGCTGAGCGTCGACGGCGGCCAGCAGGTCGTCACGGCGGCCGTGCGGGACGGGCGCATCCAGCACCTGTTCGCCGTGCTCAACCCCGACAAGCTGCACCACCTGCACCCCGGTACCAGCTGA
- a CDS encoding NAD-dependent epimerase/dehydratase family protein translates to MRVLVAGATGVVGRQLLPLLTEIGHETYGLARSDATARRVRQLGGHPVRGDALDPDAVAEAVRTAAPDAIVNMATAIPANPDPRHLARDFALTNRLRTEGTRNLLAAAGRAGAPRLISQGLAYAYQPGRGAANEDTPLWANPPRQFVPVLDALRQLERQTTAAGGLVLRLGHLYGPGSAFAADGALARSARTGRLPIVGDGAATYSFVHAADVASAIVAALDRPVPGVLNVVDDEPAPVPEWLPALARLTGGPAPKHVPTALARLAVGGWGVAFMTRLRGADNARARLSLDWRPRYASWRDGFAAELHGITDASA, encoded by the coding sequence ATGCGGGTACTCGTCGCGGGAGCAACCGGGGTCGTCGGCCGCCAGCTGCTGCCGCTGCTGACCGAGATCGGACACGAGACGTACGGGCTGGCCCGCTCGGACGCCACGGCGCGGCGGGTGCGGCAGCTCGGCGGGCACCCGGTACGGGGCGATGCGCTCGATCCGGACGCCGTCGCCGAGGCGGTACGGACCGCCGCACCGGACGCCATCGTCAACATGGCGACCGCGATCCCGGCGAATCCGGACCCCCGGCACCTGGCCCGGGACTTCGCGCTCACCAACCGGCTGCGTACCGAGGGGACCCGGAACCTGCTCGCCGCCGCCGGGCGTGCCGGCGCCCCCCGGCTGATCAGCCAGGGGCTGGCCTACGCGTACCAGCCGGGCCGCGGCGCGGCCAACGAGGACACCCCGCTGTGGGCGAACCCGCCGCGCCAGTTCGTCCCCGTCCTCGACGCGCTGCGCCAACTGGAGCGGCAGACCACCGCGGCCGGCGGCCTGGTGCTGCGGCTGGGCCACCTGTACGGGCCGGGTTCGGCGTTCGCCGCGGACGGGGCGCTCGCCCGCTCGGCGCGCACCGGCAGGCTGCCGATCGTCGGCGACGGCGCCGCCACCTACTCCTTCGTCCACGCCGCCGACGTGGCCAGCGCGATCGTCGCGGCGCTCGACCGGCCGGTACCGGGCGTGCTGAACGTGGTGGACGACGAGCCGGCGCCGGTACCCGAGTGGCTGCCGGCGCTCGCCCGGCTCACCGGTGGGCCGGCGCCGAAGCACGTACCCACCGCGCTGGCCCGGCTGGCGGTCGGCGGCTGGGGGGTCGCGTTCATGACCCGGCTGCGCGGCGCCGACAACGCCCGGGCCCGGCTGTCGCTGGACTGGCGCCCGCGGTACGCGTCCTGGCGGGACGGTTTCGCCGCCGAGTTGCACGGGATCACCGATGCGTCCGCATGA